The following proteins are co-located in the Solea senegalensis isolate Sse05_10M linkage group LG12, IFAPA_SoseM_1, whole genome shotgun sequence genome:
- the LOC122778300 gene encoding zinc finger CCHC domain-containing protein 7-like isoform X1: MDIIKVEKDGDREEATYVESYCSSDDGDGPINSIDQKHQISCKQAPQLSRDNSPPLLLAFSITRGRALQDSSPSSTSSPAFSQEEDCEQPVEDWMILGGEEQEGDSSIQLNLGYWSSSEDESVVKDPVMKTFTDTWAVLEKDKCGPNRSLTSRYFMPGRDVICNICNRTGHGAKSCYYQKQKYPTCVLCGIKGHIQRDCPSRPCPSCGLPSHGLRPCEKPPVWNQLCWRCGMTGHLSDTCPDTWRQYHKTIRLEVPLRPQRTHTLKYKRCFAHCYNCSKRGHYGFECTKRRMVSGTFPSLPYVCHYDTIADTLHYCTKTQNETKELVGLGSTHPSDQQHLTEPSGQNQPVHGRSRAKLETCSRAAKRKTWPERRRERQQVKKIRREAQARREGGLLKRPCGNSDDEACHVDPFKSPCHGHCQATPPPQKRKMDEVGGKRSKKSREAERWKRRGGMKRGDLYPHVDIGSENLLSPKQRVRHRRR, encoded by the exons ATGGATATCATCAAAGTCGAGAAGGATGGTGACAGGGAGGAGGCCACTTATGTTGAGAGCTACTGTAGTTCAGATGATGGAGATGGACCGATCAATTCAATTGATCAGAAACACCAGATTAGCTGTAAACAAGCTCCACAGCTCAGCAGGGACAATTCTCCTCCACTTCTTCTGGCCTTCTCCATCACCCGTGGGCGGGCTCTGCAGGACAGCAGCCCCAGCTCGACTTCTTCTCCTGCCTTCTCACAGGAGGAGGACTGTGAGCAGCCTGTGGAAGATTGGATGATCCTGGGAGGAGAGGAGCAAGAGGGAGACTCGAGCATTCAGCTGAATCTGGGATACTGGAGCAGCTCTGAAGATGAGTCTGTAGTTAAAG ATCCAGTTATGAAGACATTTACAGATACATGGGCTGTATTAGAGAAAGACAAG TGTGGTCCTAATCGGTCTCTGACCAGCCGCTACTTTATGCCTGGTCGTGATGTGATCTGTAACATCTGCAACAGGACAGGACATGGTGCTAAAAGCTGCTACTACCAAAAG CAGAAATATCCAACGTGTGTCCTATGTGGGATCAAGGGCCACATCCAGAGGGACTGTCCAAGTCGCCCATGCCCTAGCTGTGGGCTGCCTTCACATGGCCTCAGGCCCTGTGAGAAGCCCCCAGTGTGGAACCAGCTCTGCTGGCGTTGTGGGATGACAGGACACCTTTCTGAT ACCTGCCCAGATACATGGCGACAGTATCACAAGACG ATCCGGTTAGAGGTTCCTCTTAGGCCACAGAGAACCCACACCCTCAAATATAAGAGATGCTTTGCTCATTGTTACAATTGCTCTAAGAGGGGGCATTATGGCTTT GAGTGCACTAAGAGGAGGATGGTCAGTGGAACTTTCCCTTCATTGCCTTATGTTTGCCACTATGACACCATTGCAGACACCCTCCACTATTGTACCAAGAcgcaaaatgaaacaaaag AGCTTGTGGGCCTGGGATCCACACACCCTTCAGACCAACAGCACTTGACTGAACCATCAGGTCAGAATCAGCCAGTCCACGGGAGGAGCCGCGCAAAACTGGAGACATGTAGCCGAGCTGCCAAGAGGAAGACATGGCCTGAGAGAcgaagagagagacagcaggtGAAGAAAATCAGGAGAGAAGCTCAAGCCCGACGTGAGGGAGGACTACTGAAGAGGCCTTGCGGCAATTCTGATGATGAAGCATGCCATGTAGACCCCTTCAAGTCACCTTGTCATGGCCACTGCCAGGCCACACCCCCTCCACAGAAGAGAAAGATGGATGAGGTGGGTGGTAAAAGGAGCAAGAaaagcagagaggcagagaggtggaagaggagaggagggatgAAACGTGGGGATTTGTATCCTCATGTAGACATCGGAAGTGAAAACCTTCTCTCCCCAAAGCAAAGAGTACGTCACAGAAGAAGATAA
- the LOC122778915 gene encoding signal-transducing adaptor protein 1-like isoform X1 produces the protein MFKQPKAIYKRNASITALPLYYSGPLLKKRNDKKVSGARYVEMKNFEPYFGELRGSQLFLYKHDAQETSTEKLDLEQVKSMDLNKPCVTSAIFTFTLQKEVVLLKVDNLSTGEEWRCYLLTMAKKVIPSNTLLLPGQLIKLREALDQELRRRNLSRLCAPTMPAPSFPPSASSSSSSPQRAAAKPNPSNSDMPACFFNVTRQEAEAMLEHHPQNGNIILRPSSEGNHAVTVRLLLDSGPVLRNYKVTSSHLGIVIHLDIPVRVHSFTDVLNHFLEKTEHYLWPYSESQLYDTTIDPLPVQMCNSISSPSPSKILQAQVKPRHQSQEPENDYEDPDEFRSTDPNPKQNPEESELYRALRIQKEAIEVEINRDQGSNEKRLTKGSIGKVGWNKN, from the exons ATGTTTAAACAGCCCAAAGCCATCTACAAGAGGAATGCCTCAATCACAGCTCTGCCTCTGTACTATTCTGGGCCCCTgctgaagaaaagaaatgataagAAGGTCAGCGGTGCGAGATATGTGGAAATGAAG AATTTCGAGCCGTACTTCGGAGAACTACGTGGAAGCCAGCTATTTCTGTATAAACATGATGCCCAGGAAACA TCCACGGAGAAGCTGGACCTGGAGCAGGTGAAGTCCATGGATTTAAATAAACCGTGTGTGACGTCGGCAATCTTCACTTTCACTCTACAAAAAGAGGTTGTGCTGCTCAAG GTGGACAATctttccacaggagaggagtgGAGGTGTTACCTTCTCACTATGgccaaa AAAGTGATTCCCAGTAATACGTTACTGCTGCCTGGACAGCTCATTAAGCTGAGGGAGGCTCTGGATCAAGAGTTGAGGAGGAGAAATCTGTCCAGGTTGTGTGCGCCCACCATGCCAGCACCATCTTTCCCACCCTCtgcctcatcatcctcatcctctcctcagCGAGCCGCAGCCAAGCCAAACCCCAGCAACTCTGACATGCCTGC GTGTTTCTTCAATGTGACACGTCAGGAGGCCGAGGCCATGCTGGAGCATCACCCACAGAATGGCAACATCATCCTCCGTCCGTCCTCTGAGGGAAACCACGCCGTGACCGTCAGGCTACTGCTGGACAG TGGACCTGTCTTGAGGAATTACAAAGTGACCAGCTCACACTTGGGGATCGTCATTCACCTCGATATACCA GTGAGAGTCCACTCCTTCACTGATGTACTCAATCACTTCCTCGAAAAGACGGAGCATTATCTTTGGCCCTACTCTGAATCTCAGCTCTACGACACCACCATCG ACCCACTTCCAGTCCAAATGTGCAACAGCATCAGCTCCCCTTCACCTTCAAAAATACTACAGGCACAAGTGAAGCCCAGGCATCAGTCACAGGAGCCGGAAAATGACTACGAGGATCCAGATGAGTTCCGTTCAACTGACCCGAACCCAAAGCAAA ATCCAGAGGAGAGCGAGCTTTACAGAGCTTTAAGAATACAGAAAGAAGCCATTGAAGTCGAGATAAACCGGGATCAAGGCTCGAATGAGAAAAGACTCACTAAAGGGTCCATTGGCAAAGTCGGGTGGaacaaaaactga
- the LOC122778141 gene encoding uncharacterized protein LOC122778141 isoform X2 translates to MSKQKKVKAQGRKEPCRGKWLPMTCLLFFLVVFTFLMGKVGKDRKEARNYDADVFPLSRTAWLLGSLLFWTIWLLLRLLQLIMWFIKGLLWFISIAVYPLCCCLSFFLSCVLLLLHYLCDAVYFATSSPVYVYIMCLTIALFLFIFTLTCGNRC, encoded by the exons ATGAGCAAACAGAAGaag GTAAAAGCACAGGGGAGAAAAGAGCCGTGCAGGGGAAAGTGGCTGCCGATGACCTGCCTCCTGTTTTTCCTGGTGGTGTTCACTTTCCTGA TGGGAAAAGTTGGCAAAGACAGGAAAGAGGCACGGAACTAT gACGCTGACGTCTTTCCTTTATCCCGAACCGCGTGGCTGCTGGGCTCTCTGCTCTTCTGGACCATCTGGTTGCTTCTGCGCCTCCTTCAGCTGATAATGTGGTTCATCAAAGGGCTGCTGTGGTTCATCTCCATCGCCGTGTATCCactgtgttgctgtttgtccttctttctgtcctgtgtcctgctgctcctgcactaCTTATGTGATGCTGTGTATTTTGCTACCAGCAGCCCCGTGTATGTTTACATCATGTGTCTCACTATTGCATTATTTCTGTTCATCTTCACATTAACCTGTGGGAACAGATGCTGA
- the LOC122778141 gene encoding uncharacterized protein LOC122778141 isoform X1 → MMCSRCPVCRLKDMRGLGGHDKDGDDDDDNRTCCQVRSAGSSCEAFRDNHCLDQMIIICRKYEQTEEGDLFSHVSQVKAQGRKEPCRGKWLPMTCLLFFLVVFTFLMGKVGKDRKEARNYDADVFPLSRTAWLLGSLLFWTIWLLLRLLQLIMWFIKGLLWFISIAVYPLCCCLSFFLSCVLLLLHYLCDAVYFATSSPVYVYIMCLTIALFLFIFTLTCGNRC, encoded by the exons ATGATGTGCAGTCGGTGTCCGGTCTGTCGTCTCAAAGACATGAGGGGCCTCGGCGGTCATGACaaggatggtgatgatgatgatgataatcgTACATGTTGTCAGGTTCGATCAGCGGGCAGCAGCTGTGAGGCTTTCAGAGACAACCACTGTCTGGATCAGATGATCATCATCTGTAGGAAGTATGAGCAAACAGAAGaaggtgatttattttcacatgtttCACAG GTAAAAGCACAGGGGAGAAAAGAGCCGTGCAGGGGAAAGTGGCTGCCGATGACCTGCCTCCTGTTTTTCCTGGTGGTGTTCACTTTCCTGA TGGGAAAAGTTGGCAAAGACAGGAAAGAGGCACGGAACTAT gACGCTGACGTCTTTCCTTTATCCCGAACCGCGTGGCTGCTGGGCTCTCTGCTCTTCTGGACCATCTGGTTGCTTCTGCGCCTCCTTCAGCTGATAATGTGGTTCATCAAAGGGCTGCTGTGGTTCATCTCCATCGCCGTGTATCCactgtgttgctgtttgtccttctttctgtcctgtgtcctgctgctcctgcactaCTTATGTGATGCTGTGTATTTTGCTACCAGCAGCCCCGTGTATGTTTACATCATGTGTCTCACTATTGCATTATTTCTGTTCATCTTCACATTAACCTGTGGGAACAGATGCTGA
- the LOC122778915 gene encoding signal-transducing adaptor protein 1-like isoform X3: MFKQPKAIYKRNASITALPLYYSGPLLKKRNDKKVSGARYVEMKSTEKLDLEQVKSMDLNKPCVTSAIFTFTLQKEVVLLKVDNLSTGEEWRCYLLTMAKKVIPSNTLLLPGQLIKLREALDQELRRRNLSRLCAPTMPAPSFPPSASSSSSSPQRAAAKPNPSNSDMPACFFNVTRQEAEAMLEHHPQNGNIILRPSSEGNHAVTVRLLLDSGPVLRNYKVTSSHLGIVIHLDIPVRVHSFTDVLNHFLEKTEHYLWPYSESQLYDTTIDPLPVQMCNSISSPSPSKILQAQVKPRHQSQEPENDYEDPDEFRSTDPNPKQNPEESELYRALRIQKEAIEVEINRDQGSNEKRLTKGSIGKVGWNKN; the protein is encoded by the exons ATGTTTAAACAGCCCAAAGCCATCTACAAGAGGAATGCCTCAATCACAGCTCTGCCTCTGTACTATTCTGGGCCCCTgctgaagaaaagaaatgataagAAGGTCAGCGGTGCGAGATATGTGGAAATGAAG TCCACGGAGAAGCTGGACCTGGAGCAGGTGAAGTCCATGGATTTAAATAAACCGTGTGTGACGTCGGCAATCTTCACTTTCACTCTACAAAAAGAGGTTGTGCTGCTCAAG GTGGACAATctttccacaggagaggagtgGAGGTGTTACCTTCTCACTATGgccaaa AAAGTGATTCCCAGTAATACGTTACTGCTGCCTGGACAGCTCATTAAGCTGAGGGAGGCTCTGGATCAAGAGTTGAGGAGGAGAAATCTGTCCAGGTTGTGTGCGCCCACCATGCCAGCACCATCTTTCCCACCCTCtgcctcatcatcctcatcctctcctcagCGAGCCGCAGCCAAGCCAAACCCCAGCAACTCTGACATGCCTGC GTGTTTCTTCAATGTGACACGTCAGGAGGCCGAGGCCATGCTGGAGCATCACCCACAGAATGGCAACATCATCCTCCGTCCGTCCTCTGAGGGAAACCACGCCGTGACCGTCAGGCTACTGCTGGACAG TGGACCTGTCTTGAGGAATTACAAAGTGACCAGCTCACACTTGGGGATCGTCATTCACCTCGATATACCA GTGAGAGTCCACTCCTTCACTGATGTACTCAATCACTTCCTCGAAAAGACGGAGCATTATCTTTGGCCCTACTCTGAATCTCAGCTCTACGACACCACCATCG ACCCACTTCCAGTCCAAATGTGCAACAGCATCAGCTCCCCTTCACCTTCAAAAATACTACAGGCACAAGTGAAGCCCAGGCATCAGTCACAGGAGCCGGAAAATGACTACGAGGATCCAGATGAGTTCCGTTCAACTGACCCGAACCCAAAGCAAA ATCCAGAGGAGAGCGAGCTTTACAGAGCTTTAAGAATACAGAAAGAAGCCATTGAAGTCGAGATAAACCGGGATCAAGGCTCGAATGAGAAAAGACTCACTAAAGGGTCCATTGGCAAAGTCGGGTGGaacaaaaactga
- the LOC122778915 gene encoding signal-transducing adaptor protein 1-like isoform X2: MFKQPKAIYKRNASITALPLYYSGPLLKKRNDKKNFEPYFGELRGSQLFLYKHDAQETSTEKLDLEQVKSMDLNKPCVTSAIFTFTLQKEVVLLKVDNLSTGEEWRCYLLTMAKKVIPSNTLLLPGQLIKLREALDQELRRRNLSRLCAPTMPAPSFPPSASSSSSSPQRAAAKPNPSNSDMPACFFNVTRQEAEAMLEHHPQNGNIILRPSSEGNHAVTVRLLLDSGPVLRNYKVTSSHLGIVIHLDIPVRVHSFTDVLNHFLEKTEHYLWPYSESQLYDTTIDPLPVQMCNSISSPSPSKILQAQVKPRHQSQEPENDYEDPDEFRSTDPNPKQNPEESELYRALRIQKEAIEVEINRDQGSNEKRLTKGSIGKVGWNKN, encoded by the exons ATGTTTAAACAGCCCAAAGCCATCTACAAGAGGAATGCCTCAATCACAGCTCTGCCTCTGTACTATTCTGGGCCCCTgctgaagaaaagaaatgataagAAG AATTTCGAGCCGTACTTCGGAGAACTACGTGGAAGCCAGCTATTTCTGTATAAACATGATGCCCAGGAAACA TCCACGGAGAAGCTGGACCTGGAGCAGGTGAAGTCCATGGATTTAAATAAACCGTGTGTGACGTCGGCAATCTTCACTTTCACTCTACAAAAAGAGGTTGTGCTGCTCAAG GTGGACAATctttccacaggagaggagtgGAGGTGTTACCTTCTCACTATGgccaaa AAAGTGATTCCCAGTAATACGTTACTGCTGCCTGGACAGCTCATTAAGCTGAGGGAGGCTCTGGATCAAGAGTTGAGGAGGAGAAATCTGTCCAGGTTGTGTGCGCCCACCATGCCAGCACCATCTTTCCCACCCTCtgcctcatcatcctcatcctctcctcagCGAGCCGCAGCCAAGCCAAACCCCAGCAACTCTGACATGCCTGC GTGTTTCTTCAATGTGACACGTCAGGAGGCCGAGGCCATGCTGGAGCATCACCCACAGAATGGCAACATCATCCTCCGTCCGTCCTCTGAGGGAAACCACGCCGTGACCGTCAGGCTACTGCTGGACAG TGGACCTGTCTTGAGGAATTACAAAGTGACCAGCTCACACTTGGGGATCGTCATTCACCTCGATATACCA GTGAGAGTCCACTCCTTCACTGATGTACTCAATCACTTCCTCGAAAAGACGGAGCATTATCTTTGGCCCTACTCTGAATCTCAGCTCTACGACACCACCATCG ACCCACTTCCAGTCCAAATGTGCAACAGCATCAGCTCCCCTTCACCTTCAAAAATACTACAGGCACAAGTGAAGCCCAGGCATCAGTCACAGGAGCCGGAAAATGACTACGAGGATCCAGATGAGTTCCGTTCAACTGACCCGAACCCAAAGCAAA ATCCAGAGGAGAGCGAGCTTTACAGAGCTTTAAGAATACAGAAAGAAGCCATTGAAGTCGAGATAAACCGGGATCAAGGCTCGAATGAGAAAAGACTCACTAAAGGGTCCATTGGCAAAGTCGGGTGGaacaaaaactga
- the LOC122778300 gene encoding zinc finger CCHC domain-containing protein 7-like isoform X2 — translation MDIIKVEKDGDREEATYVESYCSSDDGDGPINSIDQKHQISCKQAPQLSRDNSPPLLLAFSITRGRALQDSSPSSTSSPAFSQEEDCEQPVEDWMILGGEEQEGDSSIQLNLGYWSSSEDESVVKDPVMKTFTDTWAVLEKDKCGPNRSLTSRYFMPGRDVICNICNRTGHGAKSCYYQKKYPTCVLCGIKGHIQRDCPSRPCPSCGLPSHGLRPCEKPPVWNQLCWRCGMTGHLSDTCPDTWRQYHKTIRLEVPLRPQRTHTLKYKRCFAHCYNCSKRGHYGFECTKRRMVSGTFPSLPYVCHYDTIADTLHYCTKTQNETKELVGLGSTHPSDQQHLTEPSGQNQPVHGRSRAKLETCSRAAKRKTWPERRRERQQVKKIRREAQARREGGLLKRPCGNSDDEACHVDPFKSPCHGHCQATPPPQKRKMDEVGGKRSKKSREAERWKRRGGMKRGDLYPHVDIGSENLLSPKQRVRHRRR, via the exons ATGGATATCATCAAAGTCGAGAAGGATGGTGACAGGGAGGAGGCCACTTATGTTGAGAGCTACTGTAGTTCAGATGATGGAGATGGACCGATCAATTCAATTGATCAGAAACACCAGATTAGCTGTAAACAAGCTCCACAGCTCAGCAGGGACAATTCTCCTCCACTTCTTCTGGCCTTCTCCATCACCCGTGGGCGGGCTCTGCAGGACAGCAGCCCCAGCTCGACTTCTTCTCCTGCCTTCTCACAGGAGGAGGACTGTGAGCAGCCTGTGGAAGATTGGATGATCCTGGGAGGAGAGGAGCAAGAGGGAGACTCGAGCATTCAGCTGAATCTGGGATACTGGAGCAGCTCTGAAGATGAGTCTGTAGTTAAAG ATCCAGTTATGAAGACATTTACAGATACATGGGCTGTATTAGAGAAAGACAAG TGTGGTCCTAATCGGTCTCTGACCAGCCGCTACTTTATGCCTGGTCGTGATGTGATCTGTAACATCTGCAACAGGACAGGACATGGTGCTAAAAGCTGCTACTACCAAAAG AAATATCCAACGTGTGTCCTATGTGGGATCAAGGGCCACATCCAGAGGGACTGTCCAAGTCGCCCATGCCCTAGCTGTGGGCTGCCTTCACATGGCCTCAGGCCCTGTGAGAAGCCCCCAGTGTGGAACCAGCTCTGCTGGCGTTGTGGGATGACAGGACACCTTTCTGAT ACCTGCCCAGATACATGGCGACAGTATCACAAGACG ATCCGGTTAGAGGTTCCTCTTAGGCCACAGAGAACCCACACCCTCAAATATAAGAGATGCTTTGCTCATTGTTACAATTGCTCTAAGAGGGGGCATTATGGCTTT GAGTGCACTAAGAGGAGGATGGTCAGTGGAACTTTCCCTTCATTGCCTTATGTTTGCCACTATGACACCATTGCAGACACCCTCCACTATTGTACCAAGAcgcaaaatgaaacaaaag AGCTTGTGGGCCTGGGATCCACACACCCTTCAGACCAACAGCACTTGACTGAACCATCAGGTCAGAATCAGCCAGTCCACGGGAGGAGCCGCGCAAAACTGGAGACATGTAGCCGAGCTGCCAAGAGGAAGACATGGCCTGAGAGAcgaagagagagacagcaggtGAAGAAAATCAGGAGAGAAGCTCAAGCCCGACGTGAGGGAGGACTACTGAAGAGGCCTTGCGGCAATTCTGATGATGAAGCATGCCATGTAGACCCCTTCAAGTCACCTTGTCATGGCCACTGCCAGGCCACACCCCCTCCACAGAAGAGAAAGATGGATGAGGTGGGTGGTAAAAGGAGCAAGAaaagcagagaggcagagaggtggaagaggagaggagggatgAAACGTGGGGATTTGTATCCTCATGTAGACATCGGAAGTGAAAACCTTCTCTCCCCAAAGCAAAGAGTACGTCACAGAAGAAGATAA
- the LOC122778141 gene encoding uncharacterized protein LOC122778141 isoform X3 yields MMCSRCPVCRLKDMRGLGGHDKDGDDDDDNRTCCQVRSAGSSCEAFRDNHCLDQMIIICRKYEQTEEGKSTGEKRAVQGKVAADDLPPVFPGGVHFPETLTSFLYPEPRGCWALCSSGPSGCFCASFS; encoded by the exons ATGATGTGCAGTCGGTGTCCGGTCTGTCGTCTCAAAGACATGAGGGGCCTCGGCGGTCATGACaaggatggtgatgatgatgatgataatcgTACATGTTGTCAGGTTCGATCAGCGGGCAGCAGCTGTGAGGCTTTCAGAGACAACCACTGTCTGGATCAGATGATCATCATCTGTAGGAAGTATGAGCAAACAGAAGaag GTAAAAGCACAGGGGAGAAAAGAGCCGTGCAGGGGAAAGTGGCTGCCGATGACCTGCCTCCTGTTTTTCCTGGTGGTGTTCACTTTCCTGA gACGCTGACGTCTTTCCTTTATCCCGAACCGCGTGGCTGCTGGGCTCTCTGCTCTTCTGGACCATCTGGTTGCTTCTGCGCCTCCTTCAGCTGA
- the LOC122778215 gene encoding paired box protein Pax-5-like, whose amino-acid sequence MEVCFGQVPLTVTHRPGGVNQLGGVFINGRPLPHVLRQRIVELAQVGVRPCEISRSLRVSHGCVSKILTRYNETGSIRPGVIGGSKPKVATPRVVQTILQWKHTNPAMFAWEIRDRLVLEQVCDQESLPSISSINRIIRRNFQSESCGVVSSASSVAMGTPQSSESTYSISGILGIRKCSSNKDDRDLSCFVHYDEPCSCNDTRAHPEPCRTLYPVLPCDPNPKLIGSPCF is encoded by the exons aTGGAAGTGTGCTTTGGCCAAGTGCCGCTCACCGTTACGCACA GACCTGGTGGTGTGAACCAGCTCGGCGGAGTTTTCATTAACGGGCGCCCTTTACCGCACGTGTTGAGACAGCGCATTGTGGAGCTGGCGCAAGTCGGCGTACGTCCCTGTGAGATCTCCCGCAGTCTGCGCGTCAGTCACGGCTGTGTCAGCAAAATACTGACCAG GTACAATGAGACAGGGAGCATCAGACCAGGAGTGATCGGAGGCTCGAAGCCCAAAGTGGCCACTCCCAGAGTTGTGCAAACAAtcctgcagtggaaacacaccaacCCTGCCATGTTCGCCTGGGAGATCAGAGACAGGCTGGTGCTCGAGCAGGTGTGTGACCAGGAGAGTTTGCCCAGTATCAGCTCCATCAACAG AATCATAAGAAGAAATTTCCAGTCTGAGTCCTGTGGAGTTG TGTCATCAGCCTCATCAGTTGCCATGGGAACACCCCAATCCTCTGAGTCCACCTATTCCATCAGTGGTATTCTTGGGATCAGAAAATGTAGCAGCAATAAAGACG ACAGGGACCTCTCCTGCTTCGTACATTATGATGAGCCGTGTTCCTGCAATGACACCAGAGCACATCCTGAACCCTGCCGGACCTTATACCCTGTTCTGCCATGTGATCCAAATCCTAAATTGATAG GGTCTCCATGTTTTTGA